The Limanda limanda chromosome 13, fLimLim1.1, whole genome shotgun sequence region GCAGCTGGTTTTCAGTATTTTGTGCTAAAAAAGGACGTGAATATTCCCTTTCTGTagattgtttgttttcttatggcttttaaatatgaaaaaaaagtaCATGTAACTTACTGTATGCTAAAATAATATTGGAGAATAAACATTGTTGCACATGGCTCAGTTTTTTTCCCAGTGTCTTTATGGTACATTGTAGAAGTTGATACAGAGATTAGAAATATATTTAGTGTTATAAGTAAACATATGGAAAACCCACTTTTTCCTTCACCAGCAGccagaaaagacaaagacaatgaATTAATCAAgtgataaaataaacaacttaaAAGAATATTTAGTGAGGCTGTTCGTGTTTTATATATGTCACCACTTCAGTCCGGTAGGTGGCAGTCGTGCGCTTACAGACAGGCTGTCTGACCACCAACAatcaggaagaagaagagcaacGGCGCTGTAGTGAGAAGAGCGTGTTTGTGCTAGGCTAACACAACCCAGAAGCTAAAATGGATTTAACTGAGCAGGTAagtttcatattttcatttaacGCCATTTAAAAACCCAGAGCAACAGTGAGGTTAACCTTATGAACTGATGTGGCTGAATTAAACACATATTAATAACACTAGTTTAGATAACTAGCAACCGCTAACCGGTCAAATAACGTCCATACGTATCCTCTGAAAGTCTGAACGTAacctatatatatttaaattaagttGTTACGCAGGTTTGCTAGAGACGGAGACAcaactttgtgtttgtcagcagctagctagctatcCAGCACACCACTAGCTGTGACTGGAGTCAGATTGTTCTAGCAACGTaatgctaacaggctaacgttagccgaCGTAGAAGCTCAATTCTCATCAGTCACTGTGGCCGCAAAATGAAAGTGAGGAGATTGgacgtttatgttttttgtCTGAACTTTTATATGATGAGATCTTGAAGTATATCAGGTAAACATACAGAGGGGCAGTTGATGGCGGTTAGGATCAGGGGGATCTATGGTTTGTCAACTACAAGGAGGCAATGACAAACTGATAATAAAGGTAAAAgctaaataatgttttttaagtgTTGAGCTACCAACAGAAGATCATCATTAGTAATAAACACCTCTTCTCAGAAGACAGTCCCTCCTTTAGTGTTTTGATTGAGGGGGTTGACTTGACAAATCCAACAATTACCAAAGGTATTTGATTGAGTTAAGAGATGGTGACTGTGAAGGTGATGGCACATGAACCATTTAATCAAGTAATCATCAAACCATTCAGTGACATTTAGATTAGCTGTTTTTCTACTAAATTATTCAGCTTTTAACATTCTATCTTGTCTGGTGTTTTGCCATCGGAAATAGCCGGTGGACATTGAGAATGAAATGAAACTGTAATTCCAGGATGTGCATTTCTCATTGGTCCGATGCTTTCCTTAATGCAGATCAACCAGTTGGAGGCAGACTTGATGGAAATGGGTTCACTCTTGGAAAAATCGGAGAGGAAACGTGTGCAGGAGCTGTTAAAGCAGGAGCAGAAGAAGGCGGAGAAGGAGCTTTCAagcaaaaaacaacagaaggaGCAACAGGCCAAGAGACAAGCAGACCCATCTGCAGCCTCTAAAGCAGCGTACACAGTCAAGATCAACAACTATGGTATGATGCAATTGTTCACACCGATGCTGTCAGTTATTTTTTAGCAAGTGTGTCTATGTGTTCACAAAGTCTTTTGAAAGTTGTTCACaattttccttctccttttaAAGCATGGGACCAGTCAGATAAATTTGTAAAAATTTACCTCACACTGAAGGATGTGCACAAAATCCCATCAGAAAACGTGGAGGTCAACTTCACAGAAAGGTTAGACGATAACCAGCCTGTATCAATGTTGGTACATTACATACATAATCATTCAgcatatattgttttacatacAATTCAAATTATGCCTGTTGCAGGTCCTTTTCGGTTCTGGTGAAGGATCTTGATGGGAAAAACCATCAAATGAAAATCCTCAATCTGTCATATCCAATCGATGAAAAGGAAAGCTGCaaaaaggtaaagaaaacagaTAGATGTGTTTAAAGGGATAATATAGTAATTTTTTATAGAAAGTGAATAGTTATTGGATATTGGTATAAACTGAGGCATTGAGACTTGCAGTTGTTGATCAATAAACTTATAAGACATAAATAAGCAGCATTAAATGATTCTAACTAATTATGGCATTTTAAATCATAATATTTCAGCCTTTCACAACAAAACATCTTAGGCTAATTTGAATTCATTTGCACTCATTTTAAATTTGTTCAACCACTAGAGGGCAAAAAGAAGACAATATCTAACAGCTCAACTATTGGCCAGATTTAATCAACATGGCCatcttgttgtttcttttcttgcCAACTGTATTAGTTTGTGTTAATTTTGAATATTGCTCTTGGTTTAGTTCAGAAGATTCCTGGAGAGAATATTCtagtgtctttgtctctctgaaaGGCCTTTAACCACTTTTCCTCCCTGCCACAGATAAAAACAGACATGATCCTGGTCATGTGCAAGAAGAAGACAACAAAGAAGTGGGAGTGCCTAACGAAGGCGGAACTGCAGTCTAAAGAGAAAGAGTACGTCTTTTTCAACTTACTCTATGTATTTAAGCTTTTAATTAGGAAGACGACATTAGTCTGGAATTTTAATTGAGGTTAGGACCACTGCATGCTCAAGTGACTGATTTCATTAAATGAATGTCTGCAGATGcatcagctgcagccaaagACACATTGGTAGTTGTAGTTACATGAAGAATAAAATTAACCAAAACTTTCTATAAATGACAATGATAATTTCCACATCCAATCACTCAACAGCACTATGTGTGCCACTATGTATTAGGCAGGGAATACATGTCACTTGGGTGCACACATGCAAACTGAGAATTCAAACAATTAAGCTAAACTTGGACACTCAACAGAAAACCCAGTGCGGCGGAGACTGCAGACCCCAGCGACGGCCTGATGACTATGCTGAAGAAGATATACACCGACGGAGATGACGAGATGAAGAGAACCATCAACAAAGCCTGGTCAGAGTCccaggagaagaagagccgaGGAGAAGACGCGCTTGACGTGTAAACTGCACCCACTTCTATTCCGCAAGCGAAAATAAGTGAGATCTTCCAGGGCTGCAGCGGACATGACTTGAATATCAAACGCTATAACTGACGTCCAAGTATATAAATCACACTTTCACAATATGTAAAATTTAGATATACAGCTCATAAATAAAGAGACATGAGTAATTGTTTAGCCCTGGATGGCCTCAGCTTTGAAAACCAGGTTGCAAATAGTCATAAATCATAAAGCTGTTAATAGAATAGAATCACACAATTGTGTACAAACACAAAAGTGCTGATGATGAGGCAGCAGCCTAAATAGCAAGAAGTCACACCGATTCATCACCTACCATAAAGCAGCCATTTTCTTCCCAAGATGAATATCTTGTAAGTTGTACATGATTTCAACTGGATCAGGGAAATTGAAAAATTGTTGACTTGATCTGTTAAGTCACCTGCTGATTTGTTGTAGCTAAACTGATGTTGAGTGTGTTTTCTCGTGATCATTTGCTTAAGTCACCTTCACATTCCTTAAATGAAGACGACCAGAGGACATGTCAGTCTTCAGATCAgccttttgattttttttgtcattctaTAAATGGACCATACTGATATTTGCAAATATATTTGTGTAATGTGCTTTACTCGTGTTAAACTGTGCAAAactcaaacatttatttcaattcTTTAAAGTGATTTTCCTACTATGATTTCTATGGTTCAACTTTTTTGCATCGTGGTTTGTCTCCAATATTTGTGAATATGTACAAATTGACTTTTTAACTAAGTTGATATTTTGCTTTGGTTGTTCATGTAAGTCTTATGTGTAATGTTGCCCGCCCTCAGGTTGTTCATGCAGTTCAGACAAATATAACTTTTGAACTGACTCCTCGTGGTTCCATTTGTCTTGTGATTTTGATGTCAAATTGGACTTGATTACATTTATTGGATATTATATTTACTCTCATGAAGCGTTTGAATTTAGTGAAGCCTTCACAGAAGGCTGCCTGATTGGAAGTTTTAGGTTTTGTTTCAGGACTCTGTGAGCTGAATCTTTACTCATTGTTAAAGCTAAAATATAAGGCCTCATTATCCGTACATTTAACAATCCTAGTTTTGACCAATATATTAACTTGCTAATGGGCACGTAGAGAACTGATTGTGATCCAGTGCAACTTTTAATCGACAATGACTTGTCATGTTTCTAAAAACAGTCACAGCACAATTGTATAAGGGGAGTCTATGTATACTCAAGTTGTTTTTAGATGTCTactccaccagggggcagcattTATCGTTCGTTGAAGAGAAGTCCAATCAAAGTTTTTTTATTGGGAAAtgtgagcttttattttgtaggacTTAAGTTTTTAGCATTTTCTGCTCCTGTAGATTTACAAAATGAATGAGATTTACTGCAATGTATTTTATAATCTATAATCTAAGAGATtatgtgctttgtgtgtgtgtgtggccgcggcgcttcccggttcttccctctgaacttattgagtgtttttacagtacttttctacagtgaaaatactgaaatgatctattccatagtgaaaatgttggactttactttgaaaaatctccaaatctatccagtaaaaatgtttgctattcagtatgtaggtagtcagagcgGTCCTGAACACatgcatatcagtctctctctgaacttattgaacagtactttgaagtatccttaaattatatattccactgtgaaaatgttggatTGATATTCAGTACATTGATAATTTGAGAGGTTCATTAAAATACACGTGAGACGATACAtacttcttgtgaatataatccaatccatttccttttcaatgatgcattttgtatatgctccatgtcaacagtttattttgaaaaaaacgctttggatgcgtttaccacAAACGTCAGTATATGCGCGCAGTAGAGGTTCTGTGTCGGttgatttgaccacagagacgAGAGTGTCGACTGCCTTGACCGCAGTCGGGATACTGTTGTGATCGGGAACGTGTCTGGACAAATCGTCTGGACTTCCTCCCTGCCGGGGTTGCGCCAGCCTCCCCCCGCCCCCTGCTCCGTGACGTCGCCGCCCGCCTATATATGCCGACCGAGCCGAGCCGTGCTAAGCCAGATGGAGACAGTCAGAAGCGGCGGAAGGATCATTAAGCACACGAGCAACTGCTGAACCAGCGACAGGGATATTTATTCATCTTCGGGCCTGAGTACGAACTGTCTCGCTCCCACCACCGCCGCCGAGCTGCATGGATACCGGCTGTTTCACCGCGGCGCAGCGCCTTTCCTGCCACGCCATGAATGCGGATCTATTCAAGCCTGCTCCGGAGCGCGGAGCCCCGCAGCGTGGAGCTCCGCAGCCCGCTGCCCCGGGGAGAGCCAGCAGGACCCGACCCGAGCAGAGCAAGCCGGAGCTGGCTCAGGTGGTGACTGACTCAAAGACGGGGAGGTCATACAGTAAAGGGAAGCTTCTGGGAAAGGTATGGactttcatttcatgtttccCCCCTCATGGTTGCCAtcggaatcttttttttttttatatccccCCGTGTGTAACTGAGTCTCAGGTTTTAGTTTGATACCGAATCACCGCGGGCTGTCTCCCAGGTGTGTTACCTCCTCCGGGACTAGGGCTCGACCTCGTGGTGGATGTGGCCGGTCTTCCACTCCGTGGCCGCGCGTCATGCCGAATGAATCCGGCGCAAGGTGTGCCCGGCTCCGGTGCGCACACATGACCGGCAGCACCTTCACAGACCCCGCGGAGTTCCTCATCCGAGAGCACGCGTGTGTTTAAATGGCATGGGGGGGCTCCCAGTCTGTGAAACCAGTAACGCATGTGTCCGCCCGtgtctcccctccctctcagtgttgtgtgtgttttcgcaCATGTATGAATGGAGGGGCTGTGTGATCAACGTGTTGCTCGTCATCCACACGCTGCGTCAGGCACCCAGCCAAgtcggttctctctctctcctgctgcctgCCGCAGAGCTGGAAACGTCTCCGTCAATTTCACGGTTAATGAATGCAGCAGCCGGCTCTGCCTCGTCCCTTCTGTCCTCGAGCACATCTTGATTACAACCTGGGAAATGCGTGAACGTAAACCAGGAGACATGAAAATCTGGGCATGATTTTTAGGGATTAACAAGCAAATGAGAACATCCAGATGCTGATTACCTTGGTTATGAAATGATCCACCTGACTGAGTTAACCCTTTTCTTGAATTGTGTTAAATTCTGGTTTGCATATTGCCTCACCTCACCCTTTGCCTCCACATCATATTTGGCCCAGTCATTCTTGGATCAGAGACTTGCTTTAATGCAGCTTATTTATGGCCATTGCAGGTTTTCAACCTGCTGCATTTTAACCGATGGTTGTTTTTGATCTCCCCCTCAGGGTGGCTTTGCTCGATGCTACGAGATGACAGACCTCTCCAGCAACAAAATGTATGCCGTGAAGGTGATTCCCCAGAGCAGGGTGTCCAAACC contains the following coding sequences:
- the cacybp gene encoding calcyclin-binding protein, with product MDLTEQINQLEADLMEMGSLLEKSERKRVQELLKQEQKKAEKELSSKKQQKEQQAKRQADPSAASKAAYTVKINNYAWDQSDKFVKIYLTLKDVHKIPSENVEVNFTERSFSVLVKDLDGKNHQMKILNLSYPIDEKESCKKIKTDMILVMCKKKTTKKWECLTKAELQSKEKEKPSAAETADPSDGLMTMLKKIYTDGDDEMKRTINKAWSESQEKKSRGEDALDV